A single region of the Triticum dicoccoides isolate Atlit2015 ecotype Zavitan chromosome 2B, WEW_v2.0, whole genome shotgun sequence genome encodes:
- the LOC119360862 gene encoding putative cullin-like protein 1, whose protein sequence is MDVEYINLSGFFNCLDHCFVEQRKLPCLEDTTATSFLSTVFSFFSHEVSDALLTLIRQERDGINADMDILMGIMRGICLSEVKSFMKNVVVQDTYAYYSKKSSEWIV, encoded by the exons ATGGACGTGGAG TACATCAACTTATCTGGCTTCTTCAACTGTTTGGACCATTGCTTTGTTGAGCAAAGAAAGCTACCTTGTCTTGAAGACACTACTGCCACTTCTTTTCTCTCTACA GTCTTTTCCTTCTTCAGTCATGAAGTATCAGACGCTCTGCTGACTTTG ATTCGCCAAGAGCGTGATGGAATCAATGCTGATATGGACATCTTGATGGGCATTATGCGTGGCATATGTCTCTCTGAAGTCAAATCCTTCATGAAAAATGTTGTTGTTCAAGATACATATGCTTACTACTCCAAGAAAAGTTCTGAATGGATTGTTTAG